The nucleotide sequence TGTTACTTATATTTAAGTTTTAGCTTTTATTTAAGCTAAATTTCATAAATAAGGATAAATATTTCTATATAACAACAATTTAACAACATTAAACCAATTTTTGTATTGAAGAGCAATTTTTCTAAATTGAGACAATTAAATATTCTGTATATCCAAGATAAAAGATATAATAAATAGTAAAAATAAAATAATAAAATATAATCATTGATAAAATCATAATATATAATAATATATTAATTATAATATTTAGGGGATAAAAAATGGAGTTAGGATTTTCTTCATTATCACTTTTCATGAAATCATTAGAAGAAATATTGGATATAGCTACTAAAGATGGATTTAATCTTATTGAAATACTTTGTGAAGGACCTTATTGGCCAAGAAATCTTTTGAGTCAAGAAAACAATAGTATTAAAAGGATTGATGGCTATGATGTTAGACTAAACAATATGGATCTTGAGATATTTGAGTCATATGATATTAAAGTAATGCTTCATAGTCCAACTATTGATCTAAATCCGGCTAGTATGAATGAAGGGATAAGAAAAGAAACAGAAAGACAAACAAAGGAAGCATTGGATTTAGCTAACAAAATTGGGGCAATAGCTATAACCACTCATCCAGGTATAATCCATAGAAAAGAAGAGAGAATTAGAAATTTAGCTATTAGATTTGCAATAGATACATTATCCAAGTGTCAAAATCATGCTGAAGATCTCGGGGTAACTTTTTCAATAGAAAATATGCCTAACAAACAGAAATTTTTAGCTAATTCTCCTGAAGAACATAGATATATAGTTGAAAAAGTAGGTTCCTCAGCTACTATTGATTGGGGGCATGCTAATACTTATGAAAATCCTAATGAATTCTTATTAATTGATAATATTAGCTATTTCCACCTTAATGATAATATGGGTAAAAAAGATTCTCATATTCCTCTTGGTGAAGGATCCGCTGATTTTAGCTATGATTTTTTAAAAAATGTAAAAAGAGGAATTATTGAGTTAAATAGCTATGAGGATGTTTTAAAAGGTAAAGAATATCTTATTAATATAATAAATCATCATAAATAATTAGTAAATTAGAAAATTAATAAATAAGGGATATATAGTAAGATATAATAAAATATGCTGATATAGTGAAAAATATAGTAAGATATTGTAAGATATAGAAAAATAAAGAAATAATAAATAATTAATATAAATAAAAATTGCATGTATTAATTTGGATAATTAAAATTCAATAT is from Methanobrevibacter sp. TMH8 and encodes:
- a CDS encoding sugar phosphate isomerase/epimerase, with the translated sequence MELGFSSLSLFMKSLEEILDIATKDGFNLIEILCEGPYWPRNLLSQENNSIKRIDGYDVRLNNMDLEIFESYDIKVMLHSPTIDLNPASMNEGIRKETERQTKEALDLANKIGAIAITTHPGIIHRKEERIRNLAIRFAIDTLSKCQNHAEDLGVTFSIENMPNKQKFLANSPEEHRYIVEKVGSSATIDWGHANTYENPNEFLLIDNISYFHLNDNMGKKDSHIPLGEGSADFSYDFLKNVKRGIIELNSYEDVLKGKEYLINIINHHK